Proteins found in one Amycolatopsis aidingensis genomic segment:
- a CDS encoding TrmH family RNA methyltransferase, whose protein sequence is MTDTISSAANPLAKRVRLLGDRKHRRRAGAFVVEGLQPVWCAVEAGWEIETLIVAPTLLTGPAALRMVEEQEQAGVPVARLSADLFKRLFDRDGPAGLAAIVRSRTGGLSTLEVHPGAVFVALHRIANPGNLGTIIRTVDAVGGAGVILVGDTVDAFSPAAVKASMGSLFAVDVVHTPGTGEFLSWAAERGVAVLATSGAAEDDHWNAGYEPPLAFLLGSEREGLPEDLLAAASRRLRIPMVGTVDSLNIGVAASILLYEARRYRENSAATADRSSLPDGVSGSRSTGKYIRGTM, encoded by the coding sequence ATGACAGACACGATCAGCAGCGCGGCCAACCCGCTCGCGAAGCGGGTGAGGCTACTCGGCGACCGGAAACACCGGCGCCGCGCGGGTGCGTTCGTGGTCGAGGGCCTCCAGCCGGTGTGGTGCGCCGTCGAGGCAGGCTGGGAGATCGAAACGCTGATCGTCGCTCCCACCTTGCTGACGGGCCCGGCGGCGCTGCGCATGGTCGAGGAACAGGAACAAGCGGGTGTGCCGGTGGCGCGGCTCAGCGCGGACCTGTTCAAACGGCTCTTCGACCGGGACGGGCCCGCCGGCCTCGCGGCCATCGTGCGAAGCCGGACCGGCGGCCTTTCCACCCTTGAGGTCCACCCCGGCGCGGTCTTCGTCGCACTGCACCGGATCGCCAATCCGGGCAATCTCGGCACGATCATCCGCACCGTGGACGCGGTGGGCGGAGCGGGCGTCATCCTGGTCGGGGACACGGTGGACGCCTTCTCGCCTGCCGCGGTCAAGGCCAGCATGGGTTCGCTCTTCGCCGTTGACGTGGTGCACACGCCCGGCACCGGCGAGTTCTTGTCCTGGGCCGCGGAGCGGGGTGTCGCCGTTCTGGCCACATCGGGTGCCGCCGAGGACGACCACTGGAACGCTGGCTACGAACCCCCGCTCGCGTTCCTGCTCGGTAGCGAGCGGGAGGGCCTGCCGGAGGACCTGCTGGCCGCCGCGTCCCGCAGGCTGCGCATCCCCATGGTCGGCACGGTGGACTCGCTGAACATCGGGGTGGCCGCCTCGATCCTGCTCTACGAAGCGCGGAGGTACCGCGAGAACAGCGCCGCCACAGCCGACCGGTCGAGTTTGCCCGATGGCGTCAGCGGCAGCCGATCGACCGGCAAGTACATCCGGGGAACCATGTAG
- a CDS encoding non-ribosomal peptide synthetase yields MIPGRCVHHLVEAQVSRTPHAVAVVWDGGTLTYRELDERAGRLANLLAARGVRPERLVGVVMEPSPLLLVAMLAVWKAGGVYVPIDPSLPRDAAEAMLADAGVTVLVRNGPAAVDPPDLPVLDLDGLDLSDQPTAGPEPAIDPANLAYCVFTSGSTGKPKPVAVAHASFANHGVSLRDELRLGPRDRVLQSTAIAFDAALEEILPAWLAGGAVVMPDQRQFTSREFTDLIDRLGVTMVSLPSAYWHQWVDDLTSGLVRLPACLRIVFIGGDKILVEKLAAWSRVPGAEAIDWVSDYGPTETTISVALHRPDGLAGSGPEVSDYALVPIGHSFAGCSIYILDTDLRPVPDDTPGDLWIGGPPLARGYHAAPAATADRFLPDPQGPPGARMYRTGDRGSRRPDGTLVFLGRSDRQVKVRGYRVEPGQVESAVHHCAGVRDAVVLATEDPPFGSRLVAYVEAEPGVSEAAIRADLTGRLPEVMVPQAIVLLDRIPRSPLNGKAARSLLPPVAPTRAGRTGEAGMTTLERVLATLAGEVLDGRPIGRDEDFFAAGGDSLRGFQLLSRVAEVTGVALTFAQLRAAPQVARIAALVQREHGRGAADGAVVPTGEHGDRQPASRGQQALWFLDRVHRGAPTYVIPVCYRIRGPLDLDRLDAALTEIVARHEALRTVLEHQGGKVWQRIRPAGPVRTAVTSVADLDEAHRLAEQEAGRPFDLSTGPLLRSACFRVGAEEHLWLLDVHHAVFDDWSLAVFWRELVALYNGGSLPAPATQYADYSAWQERWLQSADADQQRAYWRARLAGDLPGIELGSRHETGGRVGTEGFAVRLPPAAVDPAAVERVARAQGTTAFAVLLAAFFMTLRRTGDVDEAVIGVPVACRNRPGTEDLIGYLVNTVALRMRFTEGMRFGELIARTDEALAEALTNQDLPFADAVEGLARRGGGENPLFQAMFAFQSTPMDDCGDIEGLDIEERFVHSGTAKVPLTWTMRQHAAGLAGEIEYAADRFDRTSARRWQDALLALLTAGLADPDAPIDELPLPSPEQAAELVG; encoded by the coding sequence TTGATACCCGGTCGCTGCGTTCATCACCTCGTCGAGGCACAGGTTTCGCGGACGCCGCATGCCGTTGCGGTCGTCTGGGACGGCGGCACTCTCACCTACCGCGAGCTCGACGAACGGGCCGGTCGGCTCGCCAACCTGCTGGCCGCCCGTGGAGTCCGGCCGGAGCGCCTGGTCGGCGTCGTCATGGAGCCTTCGCCGCTGCTGCTGGTCGCGATGCTGGCGGTGTGGAAGGCGGGTGGTGTGTACGTGCCCATCGATCCGTCCCTGCCCCGCGACGCCGCCGAGGCCATGCTCGCCGACGCCGGAGTCACCGTCCTCGTCCGGAACGGGCCTGCCGCCGTGGACCCGCCGGACCTGCCCGTGCTGGACCTGGACGGGCTCGACCTTTCCGATCAGCCGACGGCGGGTCCGGAGCCCGCCATCGACCCGGCCAATCTCGCCTACTGCGTGTTCACCTCGGGCTCGACCGGCAAACCCAAGCCGGTCGCCGTCGCGCACGCCAGCTTCGCCAACCACGGCGTTTCGCTGCGCGACGAGCTGAGGCTGGGGCCGCGGGACCGGGTCCTCCAGTCCACCGCGATCGCCTTCGACGCCGCGCTGGAAGAGATCCTGCCGGCATGGCTCGCCGGGGGCGCGGTCGTCATGCCCGACCAGCGCCAGTTCACCAGCAGGGAGTTCACCGATCTGATCGACCGGCTCGGGGTGACGATGGTGAGCCTGCCCAGCGCCTACTGGCACCAGTGGGTGGACGACCTGACCTCCGGGCTGGTCCGCCTCCCTGCCTGCCTGCGGATCGTCTTCATCGGTGGCGACAAGATTCTCGTCGAGAAGCTCGCCGCCTGGTCCCGTGTCCCCGGCGCGGAGGCGATCGACTGGGTCTCCGACTACGGACCGACGGAAACCACGATCAGCGTGGCGCTGCACCGCCCGGACGGCCTCGCCGGGTCCGGCCCTGAGGTCTCCGACTACGCGCTGGTGCCGATCGGCCACTCCTTCGCGGGCTGTTCCATCTACATCCTCGACACCGACCTGCGACCGGTCCCGGACGACACCCCGGGAGACCTCTGGATCGGCGGCCCACCGCTGGCCCGCGGCTACCACGCCGCCCCCGCCGCCACCGCCGATCGCTTCCTCCCCGATCCCCAGGGCCCTCCCGGCGCGCGGATGTACCGCACCGGCGACCGCGGCAGCCGCAGGCCCGACGGGACCCTGGTCTTCCTCGGACGCTCCGACCGCCAGGTCAAGGTCCGCGGCTACCGCGTCGAACCCGGCCAGGTGGAGAGCGCCGTGCATCACTGCGCCGGGGTCAGGGACGCGGTCGTCCTCGCCACCGAGGATCCGCCGTTCGGCTCCCGCCTTGTCGCCTACGTCGAGGCCGAGCCCGGCGTGTCCGAGGCCGCGATCCGCGCCGACCTCACAGGCAGGCTGCCCGAGGTGATGGTGCCGCAGGCCATCGTGCTGCTGGATCGCATCCCGCGTTCGCCGCTGAACGGCAAGGCGGCCCGCTCCTTGCTTCCGCCGGTCGCGCCCACCCGGGCGGGCCGCACCGGCGAAGCCGGGATGACGACGCTGGAGCGCGTCCTCGCCACCCTCGCCGGTGAGGTGCTCGACGGTCGGCCGATCGGTCGTGACGAGGACTTCTTCGCGGCCGGAGGAGACTCCTTGCGGGGTTTTCAGCTGCTCAGCCGGGTGGCCGAGGTGACGGGTGTGGCGTTGACCTTCGCCCAGTTGCGGGCCGCTCCGCAGGTTGCCCGGATCGCGGCACTGGTACAGCGTGAGCACGGCCGCGGCGCGGCAGACGGCGCGGTCGTACCCACCGGCGAGCACGGCGACCGGCAACCGGCCTCCCGCGGGCAGCAGGCCCTGTGGTTCCTGGACCGGGTGCATCGGGGCGCGCCGACCTACGTGATCCCGGTCTGCTACCGGATCCGGGGTCCGCTCGACCTCGACCGTCTGGATGCCGCGCTGACCGAGATCGTGGCCCGCCACGAGGCGCTGCGCACCGTGCTCGAGCATCAGGGCGGCAAGGTATGGCAGCGGATCCGGCCCGCGGGCCCGGTGCGTACCGCGGTGACCTCCGTCGCCGACCTCGACGAGGCCCACCGCCTTGCCGAGCAGGAGGCCGGGCGCCCGTTCGACCTGAGCACGGGCCCGTTGCTGCGGTCGGCCTGCTTCCGGGTCGGCGCCGAGGAACACCTGTGGCTGCTCGACGTGCATCACGCGGTGTTCGACGACTGGTCGCTCGCGGTGTTCTGGCGCGAGCTGGTCGCGCTCTACAACGGCGGGTCGCTGCCAGCGCCCGCCACCCAGTACGCCGACTACTCCGCCTGGCAGGAACGCTGGTTGCAGAGCGCGGACGCGGACCAGCAGCGGGCCTACTGGCGGGCACGGCTCGCCGGGGATCTACCGGGCATCGAGCTGGGCTCCCGGCACGAAACGGGGGGACGGGTCGGCACCGAGGGGTTCGCGGTGCGACTGCCGCCGGCCGCCGTCGATCCGGCCGCCGTCGAGCGGGTCGCCCGCGCACAGGGGACCACCGCCTTCGCGGTGCTGCTCGCCGCCTTCTTCATGACGCTGCGCCGGACGGGCGATGTGGACGAGGCGGTGATCGGCGTGCCGGTGGCATGCCGGAATCGGCCGGGCACCGAGGACCTGATCGGCTACCTGGTCAACACGGTCGCGCTGCGGATGCGGTTCACCGAGGGTATGCGCTTCGGCGAGCTGATCGCGCGCACCGACGAGGCACTGGCGGAAGCGCTGACCAACCAGGACCTGCCGTTCGCCGACGCGGTGGAGGGCCTGGCGCGGCGCGGCGGTGGGGAGAACCCGCTGTTCCAGGCCATGTTCGCCTTCCAGTCCACCCCGATGGACGACTGCGGCGACATCGAGGGCCTGGACATCGAGGAGCGGTTCGTCCACTCGGGTACCGCGAAGGTCCCGCTGACCTGGACCATGCGGCAGCACGCCGCCGGGCTGGCAGGCGAGATCGAGTACGCCGCCGACCGCTTCGACCGGACCTCGGCACGCCGCTGGCAGGACGCCCTGCTGGCCTTGCTCACCGCCGGCCTTGCCGACCCCGACGCGCCGATCGACGAGCTGCCGCTGCCGTCTCCCGAACAGGCCGCCGAGCTCGTGGGGTGA
- a CDS encoding amino acid adenylation domain-containing protein: MESLVELLHSRVSETPEATALLAGGVRLSYADLDRAADRAADRLAAAGVRPGDLTGLLVERDAETIIWLLAILKHGAAYVPLDLSYPRERIRFIAEDSRLSFIVGARTAAGRLGLSDQRLIDPAEPAADPVARREPGQAPSAGTTAYVIYTSGSTGKPKGCVITHGNVLALLAGALPRFAFTADDRWAIFHSFCFDFSVWELWGALATGATAVVVPWQTVLVSAELIEFLAEQRITVLNQVPSVFRYTAQAHAENGHPELPLRYVVFGGESVHLDTVRDFVKGAGPYGPEMVNMYGITENTVHSTFKVLDAETLRSGSASPIGRPLPHVGVHVLTAERKPVPDGTPGELWLSGPGLSTGYLHREDLNKERFAELPFGPDSGMLRCYRTGDLVRRLPDGELEYLGRDDDQVKIRGFRIELREIETAIGSHPEVLDSAVCVVETASGPELAACLVCVDPGSDALADSVKERLRAILPAYMVPRMYLPVDRLPLTPSGKLDRSAVAALFSRYLRAS, translated from the coding sequence ATGGAATCTCTCGTCGAACTCCTGCACTCTCGGGTTTCCGAGACACCCGAGGCCACCGCCCTGCTCGCCGGAGGCGTCCGGCTCAGCTACGCCGACCTGGATCGGGCCGCCGATCGGGCCGCCGACCGGCTCGCCGCCGCGGGCGTACGCCCTGGTGACCTGACCGGGTTGCTGGTCGAGCGCGACGCGGAGACGATCATCTGGCTGCTCGCGATCCTCAAGCACGGCGCGGCCTACGTCCCCTTGGACCTCAGCTATCCGCGGGAACGGATCCGGTTCATCGCCGAGGACTCCCGGCTCTCCTTCATCGTCGGCGCGCGGACCGCTGCCGGCCGCCTCGGGCTGTCGGACCAGCGCCTGATCGACCCGGCGGAGCCTGCCGCCGATCCGGTGGCCCGACGGGAGCCGGGGCAGGCACCTTCGGCGGGCACCACCGCCTACGTCATCTACACCAGCGGCTCGACCGGAAAACCCAAGGGATGTGTGATCACGCATGGCAACGTGCTCGCCTTGCTGGCGGGAGCGCTGCCCCGGTTCGCCTTCACGGCGGACGATCGCTGGGCGATCTTCCATTCCTTCTGCTTCGACTTCTCGGTATGGGAACTCTGGGGCGCGCTGGCGACCGGCGCGACCGCCGTCGTCGTCCCGTGGCAAACGGTCCTGGTATCCGCCGAGCTCATCGAGTTCCTTGCAGAGCAGCGGATCACCGTCCTGAACCAGGTGCCATCGGTCTTCCGTTACACCGCGCAGGCACACGCCGAAAACGGTCATCCGGAACTCCCACTGCGCTACGTCGTTTTCGGCGGCGAAAGCGTGCACCTCGACACCGTCCGGGATTTCGTCAAGGGAGCGGGCCCGTACGGCCCCGAGATGGTCAACATGTACGGGATCACCGAGAACACCGTGCACTCCACCTTCAAGGTGCTCGACGCCGAGACACTCCGGTCCGGCTCGGCCTCCCCCATCGGACGGCCGCTACCGCATGTCGGCGTCCACGTTCTCACCGCGGAGCGGAAGCCGGTGCCGGACGGCACGCCAGGGGAACTGTGGCTCTCCGGTCCGGGCCTTTCCACCGGGTACCTGCACCGCGAGGACCTCAACAAGGAGCGGTTCGCCGAACTGCCCTTCGGGCCGGACTCCGGAATGCTCCGTTGCTACCGCACGGGCGATCTGGTGCGGCGGCTACCCGACGGCGAACTCGAGTATCTCGGTCGCGACGACGACCAGGTCAAGATCCGCGGGTTCCGAATCGAGCTGCGTGAGATCGAGACCGCCATCGGCTCGCACCCCGAAGTACTCGACAGCGCCGTCTGCGTGGTGGAAACCGCCTCGGGCCCGGAACTGGCCGCCTGCCTGGTGTGCGTGGATCCCGGTTCCGACGCGCTGGCCGATTCGGTCAAGGAGCGGTTGCGGGCAATCTTGCCAGCCTACATGGTTCCCCGGATGTACTTGCCGGTCGATCGGCTGCCGCTGACGCCATCGGGCAAACTCGACCGGTCGGCTGTGGCGGCGCTGTTCTCGCGGTACCTCCGCGCTTCGTAG